A single region of the Rhodopirellula bahusiensis genome encodes:
- a CDS encoding cupin domain-containing protein has protein sequence MRHCEYQIRQLADEIQPPESGKQSIVLNDDDNTKVVLFAFAAGDGLKEHIAPLPAIIQIIKGEAGLTVGEESVAGKPGIWIHLAAKTPHSIKATTPLVMLLTLLK, from the coding sequence ATGAGGCATTGCGAATACCAAATCCGGCAACTCGCCGACGAAATTCAGCCGCCTGAATCCGGCAAACAAAGCATCGTCCTGAACGACGACGACAATACAAAAGTTGTATTGTTTGCCTTTGCGGCTGGCGACGGTCTCAAAGAACACATCGCCCCGCTGCCAGCAATCATTCAAATTATCAAGGGTGAAGCCGGGTTGACTGTCGGTGAAGAATCGGTGGCAGGCAAGCCGGGGATTTGGATTCACTTGGCAGCCAAGACGCCCCACAGCATCAAGGCAACGACTCCACTGGTCATGCTGCTGACGTTGTTGAAGTAA
- a CDS encoding alpha/beta hydrolase: MKVLFLHGWKSVVGGVKPTCLMDAGHEVINPALDDDDFDLAVRTAQAEYDQHKPDVIVGSSRGGAVAVSIKSGDTPLVLLCPAWKNWGTATTINPNTIILHSRQDDVIPFTDSEKLVANSGLPSETLIEVGNDHRLADPEPLKAMLEACEELAWTETERKLLEGDWSGLCYTAAKRWAKDAREPGCRLVHGTVFSGAMGKRIEHAWCERRGTVIDLTMPVGSRVISRATFYKTIQPEVANNYSSDDALFLSIRTRHDGPWDESERQGYAEVKSILDDPAISGRYLFPQDRTVDDPFMVKVDGAVLACYRKILDPEALTMIHFHGNGEAVADYVPSMADTFADMGLNSLFVEYRDYGGSSGEAKLVAMLGDGEAAMTAADISPERAIVFGRSIGSLYAIELAHRQPNIAGLIIESGIANPAERFLTYADPDSKGFGEADVHAEVKRFFNHKKKLSEYTQPLLTLHTENDGLIDISNAERNHKWAGSRQKQLVRFRKGNHNTILGANEKEYLDAVGSFVRSAQR, from the coding sequence ATGAAAGTCCTCTTCCTCCACGGTTGGAAAAGTGTTGTTGGTGGCGTCAAGCCGACTTGCCTGATGGATGCTGGCCACGAAGTCATTAACCCTGCACTGGACGACGACGATTTCGATCTAGCCGTCCGCACCGCTCAAGCCGAATATGATCAACACAAGCCAGATGTGATCGTAGGCAGTTCCCGTGGCGGTGCGGTCGCCGTGAGCATCAAGAGCGGTGACACGCCACTCGTTCTGCTCTGCCCGGCGTGGAAGAATTGGGGAACTGCGACGACCATCAATCCGAATACAATCATCCTTCACTCACGCCAAGACGATGTGATTCCGTTTACCGACTCTGAGAAACTTGTCGCCAACAGTGGCCTGCCATCTGAAACGCTCATCGAAGTCGGCAACGATCACCGACTTGCCGATCCAGAGCCACTCAAGGCGATGTTGGAAGCGTGCGAGGAACTGGCTTGGACGGAGACCGAGCGAAAACTTCTTGAAGGTGACTGGAGCGGGCTTTGCTATACGGCTGCCAAGCGATGGGCAAAGGACGCAAGGGAACCAGGCTGTCGGCTCGTCCACGGTACGGTTTTCAGCGGAGCGATGGGCAAGCGAATCGAACACGCTTGGTGTGAACGTCGTGGCACGGTGATTGATCTGACGATGCCCGTTGGTTCCCGAGTCATTTCCAGAGCGACCTTCTACAAAACCATCCAACCAGAAGTTGCAAACAATTATTCCTCCGACGATGCGTTGTTCTTGTCCATCAGGACGAGACATGACGGTCCTTGGGATGAATCCGAACGGCAAGGATATGCAGAAGTGAAAAGCATTCTCGACGATCCAGCGATTAGCGGTCGCTACCTGTTTCCGCAAGATCGAACTGTTGACGATCCGTTCATGGTCAAAGTCGATGGTGCCGTGTTGGCGTGCTACCGGAAGATCCTCGATCCCGAAGCCTTGACGATGATCCACTTTCACGGGAACGGCGAAGCAGTCGCCGACTACGTTCCGTCCATGGCTGATACCTTCGCTGACATGGGGCTGAACTCTCTTTTTGTCGAGTACCGAGACTACGGAGGTTCGAGCGGAGAAGCGAAGCTCGTCGCAATGCTCGGTGATGGCGAAGCGGCGATGACCGCTGCCGATATTTCGCCTGAGAGGGCCATTGTCTTCGGTCGGTCCATCGGATCGCTTTACGCCATCGAGTTAGCTCATCGTCAGCCGAACATTGCCGGATTAATCATCGAAAGCGGTATCGCCAATCCTGCCGAGCGTTTTCTGACTTATGCTGATCCGGACTCAAAAGGCTTCGGTGAAGCCGACGTTCACGCCGAGGTCAAGCGATTCTTCAATCACAAGAAGAAACTGTCGGAATACACGCAGCCTTTGTTGACGCTTCACACCGAGAATGACGGACTGATCGACATCTCCAACGCTGAACGCAATCACAAATGGGCTGGTTCACGTCAAAAGCAACTCGTTCGATTCCGAAAAGGCAACCACAACACCATCCTTGGAGCGAACGAGAAAGAGTACCTTGATGCCGTTGGCAGTTTCGTAAGGAGCGCCCAGAGATGA
- a CDS encoding helix-turn-helix domain-containing protein: MQFGERVRTLREARQFTQRVLAERVGVSVSYISKVENERLHFGDYPSEKFIHKLAAELEADEDELLLLADKVPSAIRKRIRERPEAFRAFADLDNKSMDDLLSKSGATKRKR, from the coding sequence ATGCAATTTGGCGAACGTGTCCGCACGCTTCGTGAGGCTCGGCAGTTCACCCAGCGTGTTCTCGCTGAACGAGTGGGCGTCAGCGTGTCGTACATCAGCAAAGTTGAGAACGAGCGGTTGCACTTCGGCGACTACCCGTCCGAAAAGTTCATCCATAAGTTGGCAGCCGAGCTTGAGGCCGACGAGGATGAACTGCTATTGCTGGCGGATAAAGTGCCTTCGGCAATACGCAAACGAATTCGAGAACGACCCGAAGCTTTCCGAGCCTTCGCTGATCTCGATAATAAATCCATGGATGACCTACTGTCGAAATCTGGAGCGACAAAACGCAAACGGTAG
- a CDS encoding SNF2-related protein → MTPYHSQYWAHLLTLKGAGGTIENLTRSISNARVDLNPHQIDAALFALRSPLSKGAILADEVGLGKTIEAGIVLSQRWAERKRRILLIVPATLRKQWQQELDEKFYLPSLVLDGAMFNRLRKQGETNPFMQDDKIVICSYHFISAKAPSVQGVPWDLVVIDEAHRLRNVFKPQSKMARRIADSIGPAHKLLLTATPLQNSLMELYGLVSIIDEHVFGDAASFRDQFVRTGSEAERNSQLRNRLNPVCIRTLRKQVVEYVSYTKRIPITQDFTPSDDEHQLYESVSAFLQRENLVSLPASQRHLITLVLRKLLASSTFAIAGTLQGLVGRLRAMQKDLPKQQNQTALVIEAVEENYADDDSLLIDESDFESICELQDEWEPDEETDGVAEQVTSAEPVTTTQPQKTPANTEQDYIDPKLLEEELQELLGFSKLASRITINAKGEALIPALEIALRRAAELGAERKAVIFTESRRTQTYLFDLLSKKGYEGELVLMNGSNADPLSKQVYEDWLKRHAGQECVSGSKAVDIKAAIVEEFKDRASILIATEAAAEGVNLQFCSLVVNFDLPWNPQRIEQRIGRCHRYGQKHDVVVVNFLNRRNQADERVFEILSEKFTLFDGVFGASDQVLGALESGVDIERRIAAVYQTCRNPAQIAAAFDQLQSDLDAQIQVRMDDTRQVLLENFDEEVAARLKVHRDKTLESLGERERWLLNLTRSELNGDATFDPNEPRFKYQGKVAHSGYYHFDWRKANENGDAFYRQGHPLATAIIESAIQRKLDSATLNFNYSAYGSVVSVLEPLLGQSGWLELSKLTINSLDVEEFLLLTGVTDDGTVLDADVCGKLLSIPATVEDSVAGSLPDLSASRDTEMTKRVREVEQRNMKHFDEEVLKLDHWSDDLKQGLEREIKELDKEIREARKVAALAASLAEKLEAQKQIKSLESNRKEKRKRLYEAQDEIDNRRDELIGQIEVQLGQQKSVSNLFTIRWALN, encoded by the coding sequence ATGACACCGTACCACAGCCAATATTGGGCGCACCTGCTGACCCTCAAGGGAGCCGGTGGGACCATTGAGAACCTGACCCGTTCGATCTCGAACGCTCGGGTTGACCTCAATCCGCATCAAATCGATGCGGCCCTGTTTGCGCTGCGCTCACCGCTATCCAAGGGAGCCATCCTTGCCGATGAGGTAGGTCTAGGGAAAACCATCGAGGCGGGAATCGTCCTTTCCCAACGATGGGCCGAGCGAAAACGGCGTATCCTGCTGATCGTTCCCGCTACGCTTCGAAAACAATGGCAACAGGAACTTGACGAAAAGTTCTACCTCCCGTCGCTCGTTTTGGACGGTGCCATGTTTAATCGCTTGCGGAAGCAGGGCGAAACAAACCCCTTCATGCAAGACGACAAAATCGTCATTTGTTCCTACCACTTCATTTCAGCCAAGGCCCCCAGTGTTCAGGGAGTGCCATGGGACTTGGTTGTGATTGATGAAGCTCATCGCTTGCGAAATGTTTTCAAACCGCAAAGCAAGATGGCTCGCCGCATTGCCGACTCCATTGGACCGGCACACAAGCTCCTCCTGACGGCCACCCCGCTCCAAAACTCGTTGATGGAACTTTATGGGCTCGTCAGTATCATCGATGAACATGTCTTCGGAGATGCGGCATCCTTCCGTGATCAATTTGTTCGTACCGGAAGTGAAGCCGAGCGCAACAGCCAGTTGCGTAATCGACTGAATCCGGTCTGCATTCGGACTCTCAGAAAGCAAGTGGTCGAATACGTTTCCTACACGAAACGCATTCCCATTACTCAAGACTTCACGCCGAGTGACGACGAACATCAGCTATACGAGAGCGTTTCGGCCTTTCTCCAGCGAGAAAACCTCGTCTCCCTTCCTGCCAGCCAACGCCATCTCATCACGTTGGTTTTGAGGAAGCTACTGGCTTCATCGACATTCGCCATCGCCGGTACATTGCAGGGGTTGGTTGGCCGACTTCGTGCAATGCAGAAAGACCTGCCGAAACAACAGAATCAAACTGCTCTCGTGATTGAAGCAGTCGAGGAGAATTACGCCGACGACGATTCACTGCTGATCGACGAATCCGATTTCGAGTCGATTTGCGAACTCCAAGACGAGTGGGAACCAGATGAGGAAACCGATGGTGTTGCCGAGCAGGTAACATCAGCCGAGCCTGTTACAACGACTCAACCTCAAAAGACGCCAGCAAACACTGAGCAAGATTACATCGACCCCAAGCTACTTGAAGAAGAGCTTCAAGAACTGCTTGGCTTCTCGAAACTGGCAAGTCGAATCACGATCAATGCAAAGGGCGAAGCGTTGATACCGGCGCTGGAAATTGCCCTTCGCCGGGCCGCTGAACTGGGAGCCGAACGCAAGGCAGTCATCTTCACAGAATCTCGCCGAACCCAAACCTATCTTTTCGATCTGCTGTCAAAGAAAGGCTACGAGGGCGAGCTTGTCCTGATGAACGGATCAAACGCTGACCCGTTGTCCAAGCAGGTCTACGAAGACTGGTTGAAACGGCACGCCGGTCAGGAGTGTGTCAGCGGCTCAAAGGCAGTAGACATCAAAGCGGCGATTGTTGAAGAGTTCAAGGACCGGGCATCGATCCTGATTGCCACGGAAGCTGCTGCTGAGGGTGTTAACCTTCAATTCTGCTCATTGGTCGTCAACTTTGATTTGCCGTGGAATCCGCAGAGGATTGAACAACGCATTGGTCGTTGTCACCGCTATGGCCAGAAGCATGACGTAGTGGTCGTTAACTTCCTGAACCGTCGCAATCAAGCAGACGAGCGAGTCTTCGAAATCCTCAGTGAAAAGTTCACGCTTTTCGATGGTGTGTTCGGAGCAAGTGATCAGGTCTTGGGGGCACTGGAATCGGGTGTCGATATCGAACGACGAATTGCCGCTGTCTACCAGACATGCCGAAACCCGGCTCAAATTGCGGCGGCGTTTGATCAGTTGCAATCAGATCTTGATGCTCAGATTCAAGTTCGCATGGACGACACTCGCCAAGTTTTGCTGGAAAATTTCGATGAAGAAGTGGCAGCACGTCTGAAAGTTCATCGAGACAAGACACTGGAGAGTCTTGGAGAACGAGAACGATGGCTGCTGAATTTGACTCGCAGCGAACTGAACGGGGACGCCACCTTTGATCCCAATGAACCTCGGTTCAAATATCAAGGCAAGGTTGCCCATTCCGGTTACTACCACTTCGACTGGAGGAAGGCGAACGAAAACGGTGACGCCTTCTATCGGCAAGGGCATCCGTTGGCGACCGCCATCATTGAAAGTGCGATTCAGCGAAAGTTGGATTCTGCCACGTTGAACTTTAACTATTCGGCTTACGGATCGGTCGTGAGTGTTCTGGAGCCGTTACTTGGTCAATCCGGTTGGTTGGAATTGTCAAAGCTGACGATCAACTCGCTCGACGTGGAAGAATTCCTGCTGCTAACTGGCGTGACCGATGATGGGACCGTGCTGGATGCCGATGTGTGCGGCAAGCTATTGTCGATTCCCGCTACGGTTGAGGATTCCGTTGCAGGATCGTTGCCTGATTTATCTGCCAGTCGTGACACGGAAATGACCAAACGTGTCAGGGAAGTAGAACAACGTAACATGAAGCACTTCGACGAAGAGGTGCTGAAGCTTGATCACTGGTCGGACGACTTGAAGCAGGGCTTGGAACGGGAAATCAAGGAACTCGACAAAGAGATCCGTGAAGCTCGCAAGGTGGCCGCATTGGCGGCTTCGTTGGCAGAGAAGCTGGAAGCACAGAAACAAATTAAATCACTCGAATCGAATCGCAAAGAGAAACGCAAACGGCTTTACGAAGCACAGGACGAGATCGACAATCGCCGAGACGAACTGATCGGACAGATCGAGGTTCAGCTTGGCCAACAGAAGTCTGTCTCAAATCTGTTCACGATTCGTTGGGCATTGAACTGA
- a CDS encoding DUF6933 domain-containing protein has product MIFRLSQKLATKLKVGKLESLPADENPYADWSSHLFIFDRTQYIILMNTASLYACVMHGRGITDDSTFIARALDTIREFTADDGKQFIYRRFIAPSNGTLSFAKALNRSVTGSMNDHIHAAKFMLEDGMAPSDIGYRLNETPMSALNGPDGRKYGYPKDVFANLVDK; this is encoded by the coding sequence ATGATTTTCCGACTTTCCCAAAAACTCGCAACCAAGCTGAAAGTTGGAAAACTGGAATCCCTTCCAGCAGACGAGAATCCCTACGCCGATTGGTCGAGTCATCTCTTCATCTTCGACCGCACCCAATACATCATCCTGATGAATACGGCTTCGTTGTACGCTTGCGTCATGCATGGACGAGGAATCACTGACGACAGCACCTTCATTGCCCGAGCTTTGGATACGATTCGAGAATTCACGGCTGATGACGGCAAGCAATTCATTTATCGCAGATTCATCGCACCATCGAATGGAACGCTGAGTTTTGCAAAAGCGTTGAACCGCTCAGTTACGGGTTCAATGAATGACCACATCCATGCGGCCAAATTCATGTTGGAGGACGGCATGGCCCCGAGCGATATCGGCTATCGACTGAATGAAACGCCGATGTCAGCACTGAACGGGCCTGATGGTCGCAAATACGGCTATCCCAAAGACGTGTTTGCGAATCTCGTGGACAAGTAA
- a CDS encoding class I SAM-dependent methyltransferase, translated as MLQSDVRKHNQDAWDNQVDQSNRWTTPVDRETIQRARNGDFAIVLTPTKPVPKDWFPSLQGTETLCLASAGGQQAPILAAAGARVTVFDNSPKQLDQDRFVADRDGLEMKFVEGDMADLSMLFDDSFDFIFHPCSNMFSSKVIPVWQECFRVLRSGGVLMTGFTNPMRYIFDDERKENGNLEVRYALPYSDSDHVDEDHIREMIQTGKPLEFGHTLEDQIGGQLRAGLMLTGFYEDRYADSDHDPLSAFLDTFIATRAVKP; from the coding sequence ATGCTTCAATCAGATGTTCGCAAGCACAACCAAGATGCTTGGGACAACCAAGTCGATCAGAGCAATCGTTGGACTACCCCGGTTGATCGAGAGACGATTCAACGAGCCAGAAATGGTGATTTCGCCATTGTCCTGACTCCCACCAAACCGGTTCCCAAAGACTGGTTTCCGTCGCTCCAAGGAACGGAAACTCTTTGCCTCGCTTCAGCCGGTGGCCAGCAAGCTCCGATTCTTGCGGCAGCCGGTGCGAGAGTCACGGTGTTCGACAATTCGCCAAAGCAGTTGGACCAAGATCGATTTGTAGCCGACCGAGATGGGCTCGAAATGAAGTTCGTCGAAGGCGACATGGCCGACTTGTCCATGCTTTTCGACGATTCGTTCGACTTCATCTTTCATCCTTGCTCGAACATGTTTTCGTCGAAGGTAATCCCGGTCTGGCAGGAATGCTTTCGTGTTTTGAGAAGCGGGGGCGTCTTAATGACTGGCTTCACCAATCCGATGCGGTACATCTTCGACGACGAACGGAAAGAGAACGGCAATCTGGAGGTCCGGTACGCTCTGCCCTATTCCGATTCAGATCACGTCGATGAGGACCACATTCGGGAAATGATCCAGACGGGAAAGCCGTTGGAATTCGGTCACACTTTGGAAGACCAGATCGGCGGACAGTTGAGGGCCGGTCTGATGCTGACTGGGTTCTACGAAGATCGATATGCTGACTCCGACCACGATCCTCTGTCAGCGTTTCTTGACACGTTCATTGCGACTCGTGCAGTCAAGCCATGA
- a CDS encoding AAA domain-containing protein — MSDDDYELDDDPLEDTFELARFPIRLNLPDADEALFDDAKEAVRREYRDSVKWKRLRCRSVKLLSESETGTVFILEVGHAVEFDWTWEGAVAFRPLLLKEFADDQKTFFEEKSDDLEIEDSILWSGEILEVDEAAGRIFVCVSNPEHPPTTGSFYVRPFEFLAFLNAVFHEPSFDQIQEMLPSRLAAAEGGIHPDVNSYRDVGLPKLKPWWGKSWSILWGPPGTGKTYTTGHQVANVLTDPSERILVVSTTNRATDAAAIAIGRAAKDVAPGELASGSLLRIGKGASLQKFESEDLTAMLKGTETEFLAQIEELSVELARSTSSEEKAMIRKQIKELREKMRDAAQRNFLDKDVRAVVSTAFRATTFLKCEDVKDNIEYGHAPFTTVFIDEAGLISRAAIAALSLLASRRVVLVGDSKQLAPISRISRILPTSQMTWLANSGLSHLETITTDEVGVHVLQEQRRMHSDVCNVVSTYQYDGFLITAPEVNDRPFRLPDVLNEQPRTIWYVLDDDGEELPTIRAERGPGNRSWIRMATSKILKRLFSDPTLRESNGLFISPFKAQAKDIASFFATNELHSWSASTVHSQQGSEADVIIFDTVNAGSYSWPYDEWKRLVNVALSRSREAIIVLSSRAEMDEPYLRPLLRHLSPRVLRKRGTKLIWEEVPVKTQYVPPNGSVVKETNSVGYQISKRKELRPVLSHEQQRLCGLELDGKPRLVRGVAGSGKTVVLANWLMQTVKLLGDQPNIRIWAVFANRSLQSLIGDSIESAWESETGGKPFPWDRVSLRHIREILDVLLPEARLSAESFKFDYDAAAAAFLDRKSVEDIEPRCDALFIDEAQDMGPNTLKLLTSIVRQSDNDDENSRSVNIFYDNAQNIYGRGTPTWSDLGLDMRGRSTVMKESFRSTKPITEFALNVLYRLQPPENNSDHKELVTRGLIERTERNGSEWWTVRFNQIDGPKPSFRQYMNLEQEFEAIGEYIRELIQEEGVQPSDICLLYNGSNIPFHLNKHVVPVLDELGVELSVQTNKPYARSSNMLLATTSHSFKGYDSEVIIIPGVDQYRANERGILANNLYVAMTRARSILTLFSQKMGNRDAKQLYAVIEDCLDNIHERPQIDSEISPQDDLVDILDIIGGEHRKWLVSLWSGHRVSQEPLLTKGGEVIAEPLFWFKADGKAYACFGLETPRQRVVQKLEDFGVSLLEVGQDIPGAAKV; from the coding sequence ATGTCCGACGATGATTACGAACTTGATGACGACCCGCTCGAAGATACCTTCGAATTGGCCCGATTTCCGATTCGACTTAATCTGCCTGATGCCGATGAGGCTCTCTTCGACGATGCCAAGGAAGCTGTTCGTCGTGAGTACCGTGATTCCGTCAAATGGAAACGGTTACGCTGCCGGTCAGTGAAGTTGCTTTCGGAATCCGAAACCGGCACCGTCTTTATCTTGGAGGTCGGTCACGCCGTAGAGTTCGATTGGACGTGGGAAGGTGCGGTTGCGTTTCGGCCTCTGCTGCTGAAGGAGTTTGCGGACGATCAGAAGACATTTTTTGAAGAGAAAAGTGACGATCTCGAAATCGAAGATTCGATTCTTTGGTCGGGAGAGATTCTGGAAGTTGATGAAGCCGCAGGCCGGATCTTTGTTTGTGTCTCCAACCCGGAGCATCCACCAACAACGGGCTCCTTCTACGTTAGACCCTTCGAGTTTCTTGCTTTCCTGAATGCCGTCTTTCACGAGCCATCGTTCGATCAGATTCAGGAGATGTTGCCAAGTCGTCTCGCCGCTGCGGAAGGCGGAATTCACCCGGATGTTAATTCTTATCGAGATGTCGGACTTCCCAAGCTGAAGCCGTGGTGGGGCAAGTCATGGAGCATTCTTTGGGGACCACCGGGGACCGGCAAGACTTACACGACTGGTCATCAAGTTGCCAATGTCCTGACTGATCCGAGTGAGCGAATCCTTGTTGTTTCAACGACTAATCGAGCAACCGACGCTGCGGCCATTGCCATCGGTCGTGCAGCGAAAGATGTGGCCCCCGGTGAACTTGCCAGCGGTTCCCTGCTGCGGATTGGCAAAGGAGCGTCATTGCAGAAGTTTGAATCCGAAGACCTGACAGCAATGTTGAAAGGGACGGAGACAGAGTTTCTTGCTCAGATCGAAGAACTTTCGGTTGAATTGGCTCGGTCAACAAGCTCTGAAGAAAAGGCAATGATCCGCAAGCAGATCAAAGAGCTTAGAGAGAAAATGCGTGACGCTGCCCAACGCAATTTTCTGGACAAGGATGTTCGGGCAGTGGTCAGCACCGCATTCCGAGCGACCACTTTCCTCAAGTGCGAGGATGTCAAGGACAACATCGAATATGGTCATGCTCCGTTTACCACGGTGTTCATTGACGAAGCGGGTTTGATTTCACGAGCCGCAATTGCTGCCTTGTCGCTGCTCGCTAGTCGTAGAGTTGTATTGGTAGGTGACTCGAAACAATTAGCACCGATCAGCCGGATCAGCCGCATTCTGCCCACCAGCCAGATGACGTGGCTGGCAAATAGCGGCCTAAGTCATTTAGAGACGATCACAACAGATGAAGTCGGCGTCCATGTGCTGCAAGAACAACGGCGAATGCACAGCGATGTCTGCAATGTCGTTTCCACCTACCAGTACGACGGTTTTCTCATCACGGCACCGGAGGTCAACGACCGCCCATTTCGTTTGCCGGATGTTCTTAATGAACAACCAAGAACCATCTGGTATGTCTTGGATGACGACGGAGAGGAACTGCCAACAATTCGTGCTGAACGTGGGCCGGGGAATCGAAGCTGGATAAGGATGGCTACGTCGAAGATTTTGAAACGTCTCTTCTCTGATCCAACGCTGCGAGAATCGAATGGCTTGTTCATTTCGCCGTTCAAAGCTCAAGCTAAAGATATCGCCTCCTTCTTTGCGACCAACGAGTTGCATTCTTGGTCAGCATCCACGGTTCATAGCCAACAGGGATCGGAAGCGGATGTCATCATTTTTGACACGGTGAATGCTGGCAGCTATAGCTGGCCGTATGACGAGTGGAAACGACTGGTCAACGTGGCACTCAGTCGATCTCGTGAAGCCATTATCGTCTTGTCTAGTCGAGCGGAGATGGACGAGCCTTACCTGCGACCGCTGCTGCGTCATCTTTCGCCTCGGGTCTTGCGGAAACGAGGAACAAAGCTGATTTGGGAAGAGGTGCCAGTAAAGACACAGTATGTTCCACCGAATGGATCTGTCGTAAAGGAAACCAATTCTGTCGGCTACCAGATTTCAAAACGCAAAGAACTGCGGCCTGTACTGTCCCACGAGCAACAACGACTTTGCGGTCTGGAACTTGACGGAAAACCGAGGCTTGTGCGAGGCGTGGCAGGCAGCGGCAAGACCGTTGTGTTGGCCAATTGGCTGATGCAGACCGTAAAGCTTCTTGGAGATCAACCAAATATTCGCATCTGGGCAGTGTTTGCGAATCGCTCTTTACAATCACTGATTGGTGACTCGATTGAATCCGCATGGGAAAGCGAGACTGGCGGCAAACCCTTCCCATGGGATCGAGTTTCTTTGCGTCATATCCGGGAGATTCTGGATGTCCTGCTGCCAGAGGCTCGACTGTCCGCAGAGAGTTTCAAATTCGATTACGACGCTGCCGCCGCTGCATTTCTGGACCGAAAGTCGGTCGAAGACATCGAGCCACGGTGTGACGCTCTGTTCATTGACGAAGCACAAGACATGGGGCCAAACACGCTAAAGCTGCTGACCTCAATCGTTCGTCAATCTGACAATGATGACGAAAACAGTCGGTCGGTTAACATTTTCTACGACAACGCTCAGAACATTTACGGACGAGGAACACCCACATGGTCCGATCTCGGCTTGGACATGCGTGGACGCTCGACCGTGATGAAAGAGAGTTTCCGCAGCACCAAGCCAATCACTGAGTTTGCTCTCAATGTTCTTTATCGACTGCAACCACCGGAGAACAATTCAGACCACAAGGAACTTGTTACCCGAGGATTGATCGAACGCACCGAGCGAAATGGGAGCGAATGGTGGACGGTCAGATTCAATCAGATTGATGGTCCAAAACCATCTTTCCGCCAGTACATGAATCTGGAGCAAGAGTTCGAGGCGATTGGTGAATACATCCGGGAGTTGATTCAGGAAGAGGGGGTTCAGCCCTCCGACATTTGCCTGCTCTACAACGGATCAAACATTCCATTTCACCTCAACAAACACGTTGTTCCCGTTCTCGATGAACTTGGCGTTGAGTTGTCGGTACAAACCAACAAGCCGTATGCACGCAGCAGTAACATGCTGCTGGCGACCACTTCACACTCGTTCAAAGGGTATGACTCCGAAGTCATCATTATTCCCGGTGTGGATCAGTACAGAGCCAACGAGCGAGGAATTCTCGCCAACAATTTGTATGTCGCCATGACTCGGGCAAGATCGATTCTGACGCTCTTCTCGCAGAAAATGGGCAACCGAGACGCAAAGCAGCTTTACGCCGTAATCGAAGACTGTCTGGACAACATTCACGAGCGTCCACAAATCGACTCTGAGATCAGCCCTCAAGATGATCTCGTTGACATCCTAGATATCATCGGCGGCGAACATCGCAAGTGGTTGGTCAGTTTGTGGAGTGGGCATCGTGTGTCGCAAGAACCATTGCTTACCAAGGGCGGCGAAGTGATTGCGGAACCGTTGTTCTGGTTCAAGGCTGACGGCAAGGCGTATGCTTGCTTCGGCCTTGAAACACCGAGGCAGAGGGTTGTCCAAAAACTTGAGGACTTTGGTGTATCGCTTTTGGAAGTCGGTCAGGACATTCCGGGAGCAGCCAAAGTATGA